Proteins encoded together in one Candidatus Nitrosocaldus cavascurensis window:
- a CDS encoding thiolase domain-containing protein — translation MVGKKNMVIKRKVAVVGAGMTLFRRRMLETGKELCFEAASMAVESAGISIRDVDAVVLGSAPDAFDGVHMKGEYLLDGAGAVGKPYTRVFVGGGTGVFAPIAGWWHVASGLFDTCLVVCEEKMSSLHPHPQYAFWGIFDHTLERPLGINLLWIFALEMRRYMHVYGVSEEEIAHVAVKNKRNALDHPCAQLAARITVEDVMRSEPIVWPIKRLDSSPPSDGAAAVVLASEDTARKICKEPVWIDGVGWSIDSAYWTNRELAYPAYLAEAARMAYRMAGIEEPRREIDVAEVYDPFSYKELHHLEGLGLADKGKAAEMTVAGVTARDGDMPVNPSGGLLGVGNPIAAAGMMKVCEIFWQLSGNAGKRQVKKDVRTGLAQAWGDLMQFSSVIIMRS, via the coding sequence ATGGTGGGTAAGAAGAATATGGTGATCAAGCGTAAGGTTGCTGTAGTTGGTGCTGGTATGACGCTCTTCAGGAGAAGGATGCTTGAGACAGGGAAGGAGCTCTGCTTTGAAGCAGCAAGCATGGCAGTAGAGTCAGCAGGTATATCTATAAGGGATGTGGATGCTGTAGTGCTTGGCTCTGCACCAGATGCATTCGATGGCGTGCATATGAAGGGTGAGTACCTGCTTGATGGTGCTGGAGCTGTTGGCAAGCCATACACAAGGGTATTCGTTGGTGGAGGTACTGGTGTCTTTGCACCAATAGCAGGATGGTGGCACGTTGCCTCTGGCCTCTTCGATACATGCTTGGTTGTGTGTGAGGAGAAGATGTCATCGTTGCATCCACATCCCCAGTATGCTTTCTGGGGCATATTCGATCATACACTTGAGAGGCCTTTGGGTATCAACCTCCTCTGGATATTTGCTCTAGAGATGCGTAGGTATATGCATGTTTATGGGGTAAGCGAGGAGGAGATAGCACATGTTGCTGTTAAGAACAAGCGTAATGCACTTGACCATCCATGTGCACAGCTTGCAGCAAGGATAACTGTTGAAGATGTTATGAGATCAGAGCCTATAGTGTGGCCAATAAAGAGGTTAGATAGTAGCCCTCCAAGCGATGGTGCTGCTGCAGTAGTACTTGCATCTGAGGATACTGCAAGGAAGATATGCAAGGAGCCAGTATGGATAGATGGTGTAGGATGGAGCATAGATAGTGCTTACTGGACAAATAGGGAACTGGCATATCCCGCATACCTTGCAGAGGCTGCAAGGATGGCATACAGGATGGCTGGTATAGAGGAGCCGAGAAGAGAGATAGATGTTGCTGAGGTGTATGATCCATTCTCATACAAGGAGTTGCACCATCTAGAGGGGTTAGGTCTTGCAGATAAGGGTAAGGCTGCAGAGATGACAGTTGCTGGTGTTACAGCAAGGGATGGTGATATGCCTGTTAACCCATCTGGAGGTTTGCTAGGTGTAGGTAACCCAATAGCAGCTGCAGGGATGATGAAGGTATGCGAGATATTCTGGCAGTTGAGTGGCAATGCAGGTAAGAGGCAGGTGAAGAAGGATGTTAGAACTGGATTAGCACAGGCATGGGGCGATCTAATGCAGTTCAGTTCTGTTATAATAATGAGATCATGA
- a CDS encoding metallophosphoesterase, protein MLRIRMIKEHPLLIVEHHGEDTRIDDEGEEKREGGGEGKKRDRDGERKEKGDDGAYKWARYLVAADLHIGFEHRLKGVRVMDDGYVHEMLDEILSIADYEQCNGIILLGDIKDSIKGMSVEERKNIPLFITELARHVDELYIVPGNHDSYLRLLLPDHVRLMSSKGMLIDDTLFIHGHTIPKSTGVRRIIMGHLHPVVSRRDSILDGERVWLILKVRSHHEYDEGKHDMLEVIVVPSFNRYIRPLHAHKVDAINTSTTLTKIIGGKGIARAAIVTLDGSVIGDENTLNDIILSV, encoded by the coding sequence ATGCTTAGAATTAGGATGATCAAGGAGCATCCACTCCTTATAGTTGAGCATCATGGTGAAGATACAAGGATAGATGATGAGGGAGAGGAGAAGAGGGAGGGTGGAGGAGAGGGGAAGAAGAGGGATAGGGATGGGGAGAGGAAAGAGAAGGGTGATGATGGCGCTTATAAATGGGCTAGATACCTTGTAGCAGCAGACCTACACATAGGGTTTGAGCATAGACTCAAGGGAGTAAGGGTTATGGATGATGGTTATGTGCATGAGATGCTTGATGAGATACTTTCAATAGCAGATTATGAGCAGTGCAATGGCATAATACTCCTAGGGGATATCAAGGATAGTATCAAAGGTATGAGTGTAGAGGAGCGGAAGAATATACCTTTGTTCATAACCGAACTTGCAAGGCATGTTGATGAACTCTACATAGTGCCTGGGAACCATGACTCATACTTGAGGCTATTGCTTCCAGATCATGTTAGGTTGATGAGCAGTAAAGGTATGCTTATTGATGATACACTCTTCATACATGGTCATACAATACCTAAGAGTACTGGGGTTAGGAGGATCATCATGGGCCATCTACACCCTGTAGTCTCAAGGAGAGATAGCATACTAGATGGGGAGAGGGTATGGCTCATCCTAAAGGTTAGGAGCCATCATGAATACGATGAAGGTAAGCATGACATGCTTGAGGTTATAGTGGTGCCAAGCTTTAACAGGTACATAAGGCCTTTACATGCCCATAAGGTTGATGCTATCAATACATCAACCACACTTACCAAGATCATCGGTGGTAAAGGTATAGCAAGGGCAGCTATAGTTACGTTAGATGGCTCTGTTATTGGGGATGAGAATACATTGAATGATATCATACTATCAGTATAG
- a CDS encoding Zn-ribbon domain-containing OB-fold protein — MKEGMAKKGQDISVSASEGREPNTLGSNNYAGIEVREGDLRDGKYMSIRYSARFRYRWDTGIAVGRFLEGLRSGRIVGSRCKVCKRVLVPPRIFCELDFAQIDDWVYVYDTGCVNTYSISYIDKQARRMSNPVIVAVIELDGASQGMGIMHLLGEVRPEDVHVGMRVKAVWRSREERKGAITDIVYFKPL; from the coding sequence ATGAAAGAGGGAATGGCAAAGAAAGGGCAGGATATTAGTGTTAGTGCAAGTGAAGGTAGAGAACCTAACACACTAGGTAGCAACAACTACGCTGGGATAGAGGTTAGAGAGGGTGATCTGAGGGATGGCAAGTATATGAGCATAAGGTACTCAGCAAGGTTCAGATACAGATGGGATACAGGTATAGCAGTAGGCAGGTTCCTTGAGGGGTTGAGGAGTGGAAGGATTGTAGGGAGCAGATGCAAGGTATGCAAGAGAGTACTTGTACCACCAAGGATATTCTGCGAACTTGACTTTGCTCAGATTGATGATTGGGTATACGTTTATGATACTGGGTGTGTTAATACATACTCCATATCATACATAGATAAGCAGGCTAGGAGGATGAGCAATCCAGTAATAGTTGCTGTAATAGAACTTGATGGTGCATCCCAAGGAATGGGTATAATGCATCTCCTTGGAGAGGTTAGGCCAGAGGATGTGCATGTAGGCATGAGGGTTAAGGCTGTATGGAGGAGTAGGGAGGAGAGGAAGGGTGCTATAACCGATATAGTGTACTTCAAACCATTGTGA
- a CDS encoding Zn-ribbon domain-containing OB-fold protein, translating into MDMSNIDGYWHDSIELDYVYTLGVAGERFFREALNGRIMASRCDECNRAYLPPRLYCSRCFKRLDKWVEVEKSGILYSYTYVNGNSDDNDSYNDGCTAYALVRFNGVDGGLICKVINKIKDLKIGVTVAVDLKVKDDGMVEFVAEMDVGK; encoded by the coding sequence ATGGATATGAGCAACATCGATGGTTACTGGCATGATAGCATAGAACTCGATTACGTATATACTCTAGGGGTAGCAGGAGAGAGGTTCTTTAGGGAAGCATTGAATGGGAGGATAATGGCAAGTAGATGTGATGAATGCAACAGAGCATATCTACCACCAAGGCTATACTGCAGTAGATGCTTTAAGAGGTTGGATAAATGGGTTGAGGTAGAGAAGAGTGGCATACTCTATTCATACACATATGTTAATGGTAATAGTGATGATAATGATAGTTATAATGATGGTTGTACAGCCTATGCCCTCGTTCGCTTCAATGGTGTTGATGGTGGCCTAATATGCAAGGTTATAAACAAGATCAAAGACCTCAAGATAGGTGTTACAGTAGCAGTTGATCTTAAGGTTAAGGATGATGGGATGGTAGAGTTTGTTGCAGAGATGGATGTTGGCAAGTAA